The Thermobifida halotolerans sequence ATCATTCCATCATCGCAGATCAGAGGGGTGCGGGGGAGGAAGCGGGGAGAAGGGGAACAGGTCCCCGGCATGGGACCGAGGACCGGGAGAGACGTCTAGTCCTGGGCGCGAACCTGCTGGACCACCTCGAAGCCCCAGAGTTCGCTGCCGGTCGCGGCCGGTCCGCCCTGGCCGTGGCCGTGGCCGTGGCCGCCCTGCCGGGACTCCTCGGCCGCCTGGGCGTGCCCCTGTTGGAAGGACTGGCTGTTCAGCCAGTTCCGGAAGTCCTCCTCGGAACGCCAGCGCGTGTAGACCAGGTACTTGTCGGTGCCCTCGACAGGCCGCAGCAACTGGAACTCCTCGAAGCCGGGCTGGTTCTCCACCAGACCCGCGCGCTTGGCGAAGCGCTCCTCCAGGGTGGCGCCGGCGCCGGGCGGCACCGTCAGAACGTTGAATTTCACCACACTGGCCATGTGTCACCTTTCATCGACGGTGGGTCGAACTCCGGCCCAACCTAATGCAGGGCTGGGGGAGGACCGTTTCAGGGCGGGCCTTCTCGGCGTTTCCGTGCGGCGCGCGCGGTGTCCGACATCACCGGAACGCGGCGGCCCGCGTCCGTGGCTGCGGGACGCGGGCCGAGACGAGGCGGCGCCCGCCCACCGCGACGGTGGACGGGCGCCTTCTCCGGTTTCCGGTGTCGCTGTCAGTGCCCGAGGGGACTGTCAGCCCGCGCCTGGCTCCTCGTTACAGAGGGGGGTAGGCGTTGGCCAGCAGCTCCTGGAACTGGGCGGAGAACCAGTGGCCGGAGATGGGCGCGTTGGGCAGCGCACCCGAGGGGCTGTTGCCGTTGCGGGCGTTGCCCCCGTAGGCCGGGTCGCACATCTCGTCGAAGCCCTTGCCCTCGTCGTTCTCGATGTACTCGCTCGCACCGTCGGACTCGCCCGGAGGCTTGGCCCAGACGTAGGCGTCGATACCGGGCTCGGGGGCCGCGGTGGGACGCTCGCCCAGACCCGCGCCGGCCTGGTTGCACCAGTTGCCGGGGTTGAAGCGGCGGTCGATGCGGCTCTCTTCGACGTAGGTGTTCAGGTCGGTCGCCGAGGAGGGGCCGGTGGGCCGCTCGGGGCCGCCCCAGCCGTTGCGGGAGGTGTCGATCAGCATGCCGATGTCGGAGTTGAAGCCGACCGAGACCAGTTCCTGGCGCAGGTCCTGCGCGAAGGACAGCTCGTCGACGTACTGGTTCCAGTCGACCCAGTCGGACTGGCGGATCATCTGGCCGTTGACGGTGCCGTTGACGTCCAGGTACGGCTCCTCCAGGGCGGAGTAGTTGGCCGTGTTGGCGATGAAGCCGTGCACGTCGTCCACGGTGGCGCCGGAGGCGTTGGCGGCCTCGTAGAAGATCTCGGCGGAGGGACCGAAGTTGGTGTCCCAGCCGATCCAGCCGTGGTGGGCGGCGTCAACGTAGTTGTAGGCGTTGGGGATGTCGCCCAGGGTGGCCAGCGCGTAGCCGACGCCGTTGACGTAGTTGCCGTTGGCCTTCATCTGGTCGCACAGCTCGGTGCCACCAGCGTTGTCAGTGGTGTTGGTGACCAGGTTGGGCAGCGAGTCGATCTCGATGATGTTGACGATGCGCAGGTTGTCGTACTGCGCGTAGTCACTCATGATGTCGGCGATCGGGTCGATGTACTCGTTCTTGTACCGGTCGATCTCTTCCGGTCCGAGTTCACCGTTGGAGGCCAGCGCGGCGCAGTCGCGGCCCGGCAGGTTGTAGATGACCACCTGGATGACCAGCGGGTCGCCGTCGGCCTGGGCGACGGCCTCGTCGAGGTGGTCGCGCAGACCCATGGAGCCGGTGGTGGCGCTGTCGTTGCCCTCGATGGCGCCGATGCGGTCCAGCCAGACGGCGGTGGACTCGTTGGCGACCGCGGAACCGCCGGGCTCGGCGGCGGCCTTGGCCGACCACACCGGGTTCACGTAGCCCTGGGCGCCCACGAACGGGTTGTCGACGCGCTCACCGGGGTCGGTGGGCGGGTCGGTCGGGTCGGTCGGCGGGTCGGTCGGGTCGGTCGGCGGGTCGGTCGGGTCGGTCGGCGGGTCGGTCGGGTCGGTCGGCGGGTCGGGGTCGACGGAGCCGTCGCAGGTCACACCGTTCAGGCTGAACGAGGTGGGGATGTCGTTGCTGCCCGAGTAGGAGCCGTTGAAGCCGAAGTTGACGGTGCCGCCCTCACCGACGGAGCCGTTGTACGGGGCGTTGTCAACCGAGACGTGCTGGCCGGACTGGCTGTAGGAGCCGTTCCACAGGTTCGTCACCTGCTGGTTGCCGGGGAAGTCCCACTCCAGCGTCCAGTTGCTGAGCGCGCTGCCCAGGTTGGTGATGGTCACACTGGCGGTGAAGCCGCTGCCCCAGGAGTTGACCTGGTAGTCCACCGAACAACCAGCGGCGTTGGCCGGAGCGGCGAGCGCCACCATCGAGGCGCCGAGCGCCAGGCTGGAGGCGGTTGCGAAGCCGCGCCTCAGCCACGAACGCCGGTTCGTGGCACGAACTTTACTCATCTTGGTGTCTTCCTTGGTTGGAGGATGTTCTCGCGTAGAGGGGGAGCAGTCGGGAGAACCGGACGCGACAGCGTTCGGGCGACTGGTCGGCGATGCGCACGCGGACAGTCGGGCGTCCCGGAGGGGCGCGGGGGATGCGAAGCACTGTTGCCTCCGACAGGTGAGCGGGGATCGGGGCGGGGGATTGGGTCTGCTCGGGATGGCCAGGGATAGGGACCGTATATGGGAGCGCTCCCATATACGGATCGGAAGGAGGGTCGAACCGTATGTCACATATGAGCGTTGTCCGTGACGCCGTTCACGATGCTGTGTGACGGGCGACACGGGAGCGCTCCCAAAAGAGAGTAGCCATTCCATGACAAGATGTAAACACTCCGTTAAGTGGGATTATGTGGCCGCGGACCGAGGACGGACCGTGTCGGGCCTGTCTCTCCCCGTCGCGGACCCGGTCTCCGCGGGTGTGGGATGCAGAAGTGGACAAAAAGGAAAACGGACAGCACTGGATCGTGGAGTCAATGGTCCGAAAACGGGGAATCGATAGCCTGACGTGAACCAACCGCACCTGAAGGATTGAGAGGGAATCCCGTGCGCATCGCGAGGTTCTCGGCCGGTGACGAGGTCGGTTTCGGCCTGGTCGACACCGACGACGGGGGCAACCGGTTCGTCTCCCGGCTCAAGGGGCACCCGCTGCTGGGACAGATCCAGCTCACCGGGGAGCGCGCCAAGCTCGAGGACGTGCGACTGCTGTCCCCGGTACTGCCCACCAAGGTCGTGTGCATCGGCAAGAACTACGCCGAGCACGTCGCGGAGATGGCGGACATCACCGGCGGGAGCACGGCGGAGCCGGTGGTCTTTCTCAAGCCTTCGAGCGCCGTGGTCGGCCCCAACGACCCGGTCTTCTATCCGGCGCTCTCCTCGCGGGTGGACTACGAGGGCGAACTGGCCGTGGTCATCGGCCGACTCTGCCGTGAGGTTCCCGCCGAGCGGGTCAAGGACGTCGTCTTCGGCTACACCGTCGGCAACGACGTCACCGCCCGCGACCTGCAGCAGACCGACAAGCAGTGGACCCGAGCCAAGGGCTTCGACTCCTTCTGCCCGCTCGGCCCGTGGATCGAGACCGGCCTGAGTCTGGAGGAGGCGGCGGACCTGCGCATCACCACCACCGTGGACGGCGAGGTCCGCCAGGACGCCAGCACCGCCCAGATGATCCACGGCATTCCCGAACTCGTCGCCTACGTGAGTTCGTTCATGACGCTGCTGCCCGGCGACGTCATCCTCACCGGCACCCCCGCCGGAGTCGGCCCGGTCGAGGTGGGCCAGCACATGACGGTGGCGGTCGAACGGATCGGCGAACTGACCAACCGGGTGGTCACCCGCGACTGACCGTCGGCGGTCCTGACGCGAGGAGGACGGGACCGCGGAGGAGATCCCGTCCCGGGGCAGCCGGAGGCGTTCGTGTTCGTGGGCTCCTCGTCCGCCACGGGGCGAAGGAGAGCCTGTCCGCCCGGCCCCGGGTGAACAGCCGTGCCCCGGTCACCAGCCGCACGGTCGAGGCCCGTGCCGCCGCCCCACCGGGCGGCGGCACGGGCCTCGACCGGAGGGCCCGGCCCTACCGGCGCGCCGGGGTCCGGTAGGCGAGCCTGCGCAGCAGCACCTCGGCGGGGCCGCGCTGTCCTGCGCGTTCCTGCAGGTAAGCGAGGACGACGGTGGCGAGCCAGACGCCGACGGCGTAGAGGGCCATGGTGGCGCTGTGCAGATGGGCGCCCAGGCCGAAGCCCCAGGCGGCCAGGACGGGGGCGCACAGCACGGACTGGGCGAGGTAGCTGGACAGGGAGCGCTTGCCGACGGCGGTGAGGGCGGTGACGGCGGGTCCGGTGGCGGCGCGGCGGCTCAGCCGGTGGGAGATGAGGCCGAACAGGGCGACGTAGCCCACCCCGGTGGCCAGCCCGGTCGCCGAGGCGACGGAGAGCAGTGCCTCGCCCACCGCCTGCGGAAGGTCGAGAAGCCCGAGGTGGTGCAGGGCGTGGAGCAGGCCGCCGAGCCAGCCCAGGGGGATGCCGACGAAGGCGACGGTGCGCAGCAGCCCCAGGTGGCTGCCGGGCTCCTCCAGGATGCGGCGGCGGGCCGCCCAGAAGGCCAGCAGCAGCGCGGTCGGGATGGTCAGGGTCAGCAGTCCCTGCGCCACCACCAGGAAGAGCCAGGGCACGACGCGCAGCACGACCGAGGTGAGGTAGTCCTCCTCGGAGTTGAGCGCGGGCGAGGGGAACAGCAGGCCGGAGGCGGGGTCCGGGGAGGTCGCCGTGGTGGCCGCCTCCGGAGCCACGAGCGCTCCCAGCAGGGCCAGCGCCGTCACGGCCGTGAGCAGACCGGCGAGG is a genomic window containing:
- a CDS encoding antibiotic biosynthesis monooxygenase family protein, with translation MASVVKFNVLTVPPGAGATLEERFAKRAGLVENQPGFEEFQLLRPVEGTDKYLVYTRWRSEEDFRNWLNSQSFQQGHAQAAEESRQGGHGHGHGQGGPAATGSELWGFEVVQQVRAQD
- a CDS encoding glycoside hydrolase family 6 protein, giving the protein MSKVRATNRRSWLRRGFATASSLALGASMVALAAPANAAGCSVDYQVNSWGSGFTASVTITNLGSALSNWTLEWDFPGNQQVTNLWNGSYSQSGQHVSVDNAPYNGSVGEGGTVNFGFNGSYSGSNDIPTSFSLNGVTCDGSVDPDPPTDPTDPPTDPTDPPTDPTDPPTDPTDPPTDPGERVDNPFVGAQGYVNPVWSAKAAAEPGGSAVANESTAVWLDRIGAIEGNDSATTGSMGLRDHLDEAVAQADGDPLVIQVVIYNLPGRDCAALASNGELGPEEIDRYKNEYIDPIADIMSDYAQYDNLRIVNIIEIDSLPNLVTNTTDNAGGTELCDQMKANGNYVNGVGYALATLGDIPNAYNYVDAAHHGWIGWDTNFGPSAEIFYEAANASGATVDDVHGFIANTANYSALEEPYLDVNGTVNGQMIRQSDWVDWNQYVDELSFAQDLRQELVSVGFNSDIGMLIDTSRNGWGGPERPTGPSSATDLNTYVEESRIDRRFNPGNWCNQAGAGLGERPTAAPEPGIDAYVWAKPPGESDGASEYIENDEGKGFDEMCDPAYGGNARNGNSPSGALPNAPISGHWFSAQFQELLANAYPPL
- a CDS encoding fumarylacetoacetate hydrolase family protein — protein: MRIARFSAGDEVGFGLVDTDDGGNRFVSRLKGHPLLGQIQLTGERAKLEDVRLLSPVLPTKVVCIGKNYAEHVAEMADITGGSTAEPVVFLKPSSAVVGPNDPVFYPALSSRVDYEGELAVVIGRLCREVPAERVKDVVFGYTVGNDVTARDLQQTDKQWTRAKGFDSFCPLGPWIETGLSLEEAADLRITTTVDGEVRQDASTAQMIHGIPELVAYVSSFMTLLPGDVILTGTPAGVGPVEVGQHMTVAVERIGELTNRVVTRD
- a CDS encoding DUF418 domain-containing protein, coding for MTRPDRPGDPSPDNGVTDVHNQQAASVAARIRGPVRSGERALAPDLARGFMLLLIALANTVWYLWAVDSSGLVAHPLDGSAADRIVQGVLITVVDGRTYPMFAFLFGYGMVQMWNRQRAAGATEKDVRALLRRRNLWLLVFGFVHAALLWFGDILGAYGFVGLVFGWLFLRRADRTLLVWATVLAGLLTAVTALALLGALVAPEAATTATSPDPASGLLFPSPALNSEEDYLTSVVLRVVPWLFLVVAQGLLTLTIPTALLLAFWAARRRILEEPGSHLGLLRTVAFVGIPLGWLGGLLHALHHLGLLDLPQAVGEALLSVASATGLATGVGYVALFGLISHRLSRRAATGPAVTALTAVGKRSLSSYLAQSVLCAPVLAAWGFGLGAHLHSATMALYAVGVWLATVVLAYLQERAGQRGPAEVLLRRLAYRTPARR